A genome region from Triticum aestivum cultivar Chinese Spring chromosome 2B, IWGSC CS RefSeq v2.1, whole genome shotgun sequence includes the following:
- the LOC123039349 gene encoding proline-rich receptor-like protein kinase PERK9 — MPGILVISRGGGIKGPAPLVNPSRSPRPAVSPVLPPAVSPAPPPRPAPPVPLAAASFPPPRPPSPTSPPPPLPSRAPLALPVQAQGRGSHRVQARRPSTSPSSSPSSTATAPPPPPHPRRPCRSPRPPLLPRAPLLPPRHRLLSPPAPPSTLFPPTHCLLFPRSPPIPASSPSPQSVASLLSRRPLSFSPVFGPALAISRRSAKWRTRKEEGREVEKRGCDGEGAKPAGEHGAPARPASRGCSRSSGMCCTMEALVEVLSPSEPPRSASGTILLVSNFSSSPMRTSSRPPTSPIRFDVEEVPTPMVTAGSAAESGRFLEWCGQVESNRCFLSPRLLLPRMEFKKRYFWCCLITSRI, encoded by the exons ATGCCG GGCATTTTGGTAATTTCGCGTGGTGGGGGTATAAAAGGGCCGGCTCCCCTGGTGAACCCTAGCCGCTCGCCCCGCCCTGCCGTCTCGCCCGTCCTGCCGCCCGCCGTCTCGcccgccccaccgccccgccccgccccgcccgtccCGCTCGCCGCGGCCTCCTTTCCTCCCCCGCGCCCCCCTTctcccacctcgccgccgcctcctctcccctcccgcgcCCCCCTCGCCCTGCCCGTCCAAGCTCAGGGTCGAGGGTCGCACCGGGTCCAGGCGAGGCGGCCGTCCActtccccgtcgtcgtcgccgtcatccaccgccaccgcgcccccacccccaccccatccCCGCCGGCCCTGCCGCTCGCcgcggcctcctctcctcccccgcgccccccttctcccacctcgccaccgcctcctctcccctcccgcgcCCCCCTCGACCCTCTTCCCCCCAACCCACTGCCTCCTCTTTCCCCGGTCTCCCCCAATCCCcgcctcctctccttctcctcaATCCGTCGCCTCTCTCCTAAGCCGCCGCCCTCTCTCCTTCTCCCCCGTCTTCGGCCCCGCCCTCGCCATCTCCCGACGCTCCGCCAAGTGGAGAACCAGGAAGGAGGAGGGACGTGAAGTGGAGAAGAGGGGGTGCGATGGAGAAGGAGCCAAGCCCGCAGGAGAGCACGGAGCGCCGGCGCGCCCTGCCAGCCGCGGCTGCTCGCGGAGCTCCGGCATGTGCTGCACCATGGAGGCGCTCGTGGAGGTGCTCTCGCCTTCGGAACCACCTCGATCCGCATCTGGAACCATCCTACTCGTCTCCAACTTTTCCAGCTCACCGATGAGGACCTCGTCTCGGCCTCCTACCAGCCCCATCC GGTTTGATGTCGAGGAGGTTCCTACACCAATGGTGACAGCGGGCTCTGCTGCAG AGAGTGGAAGATTTTTGGAATGGTGCGGACAGGTTGAGAGCAATAGATGTTTTTTAAGTCCTAG ATTGTTACTACCGAGAATGGAATTCAAGAAGAGATACTTTTGGTGTTGTCTTATTACCTCTCGTATCTGA